In one Epinephelus lanceolatus isolate andai-2023 chromosome 19, ASM4190304v1, whole genome shotgun sequence genomic region, the following are encoded:
- the cfap45 gene encoding cilia- and flagella-associated protein 45 encodes MRRGSGSTNSRSSSDTRRYRKRAPTSQVDETLFGNTTPISQFDKRGNSASKAKNQSQRNQEGETVQIVTKDLIRNLRIPFRDPSGESIILPTTEFERITSASRVLAKVERETLREAYQRQKEEELRAADERKRQIYEADLSRKENKALTELELEARDRAQHLVDRANALRIEQEDEIQKLNKLILGAQCQATRDAQIHEKTQIQSEMLEEEKRLDAMMEVERRKALETMEQIDERHKQQRISGMQKIYDQIQQRLEEKQVQEEMKEQEKQQIREKQEKMNLEDLRALEKKREEQQHLQEEIMRINSETMRAKEQRREEEKLTDMRDMEYIRNKMEREAEYEAEQRRIKKEKELEIARLRARQEKAKDYKAEQDELRARRNQEITDREWRRKERERAAKKAQEEAMLREARSQQVHCKEHFLSIEAGREKAEFERVVKVQQEASIKQKEEEEKQRQKALRHAEAIRNQVKERELSAIAKRREIFKEADRLIEEARQRRVRLDEIKEKKLKELRATGLSEKYCSEVERKARACAL; translated from the exons ATG AGACGAGGATCCGGCTCCACGAATTCAAGGAGCAGCTCTGACACCCGCAGGTACCGCAAGCGAGCCCCCACCTCTCAGGTGGATGAGACCCTGTTTGGGAATACAACACCG ATATCCCAGTTCGACAAACGTGGAAACTCAGCCTCCAAGGCCAAGAATCAATCCCAGAGGAACCAAGAAGGAGAGACTGTTCAAATTGTCACCAAAGACCTTATACGCAACCTCAG GATCCCATTTAGGGATCCTTCAGGAGAGTCGATCATTCTGCCAACAACTGAGTTTGAGCGGATCACCTCAGCATCCCGGGTGCTAGCTAAGGTGGAGAGGGAGACCCTGAGGGAGGCTtatcagagacagaaagaagaggaactt CGAGCTGCAGACGAAAGGAAGCGTCAAATCTATGAGGCAGACCTGTCCCGTAAGGAGAACAAGGCACTGACTGAGCTGGAGCTAGAGGCCCGGGACCGTGCGCAGCACCTGGTGGACCGGGCCAATGCCTTAAGGATAGAGCAAGAGGATGAGATCCAAAAGCTTAACAAG CTGATTCTCGGTGCTCAGTGTCAAGCCACACGTGATGCCCAGATCCATGAGAAGACACAGATCCAGTCAGAGATGTTAGAGGAGGAGAAGCGTCTGGATGCCATGATGGAAGTGGAGCGCCGCAAGGCCTTGGAGACTATGGAGCAGATAGATGAGCGGCACAAACAGCAGAGGATCAG CGGAATGCAGAAAATTTACGACCAGATCCAGCAACGTCTGGAGGAGAAGCAAGTGCAAGAAGAGatgaaagagcaggagaaacaGCAGATACGAGAGAAGCAGGAAAAAATGAACCTGGAGGACCTGAGG gctctggagaagaagagggaggagcagcagcatcTGCAGGAAGAGATCATGCGTATCAATTCTGAGACCATGCGGGCcaaggagcagaggagagaggaggagaagctgACTGACATGAGAGACATGGAATACATAAGAAACAAAATG GAGCGGGAGGCAGAATATGAAGCAGAGCAGAGACGAATCAAGAAGGAGAAGGAGTTAGAGATTGCCAGGCTGAGGGCCCGGCAAGAGAAAGCAAAAGACTACAAGGCAGAGCAG GATGAACTCCGTGCTCGGAGGAACCAAGAGATCACAGATAGAGAgtggaggagaaaagagagagagagagctgcaaAGAAAGCTCAGGAGGAAGCGATGCTGAGGGAAGCTCGCTCACAGCAGGTTCATTGCAAAGAGCACTTCCTGTCGATCGAGGCTGGCCGGGAGAAGGCAGAGTTTGAGAGGGTGGTGAA GGTGCAACAGGAAGCAAGCATCAaacaaaaggaggaggaggagaagcagcGTCAGAAAGCACTCCGTCATGCAGAGGCCATCCGAAATCAAGTGAAGGAACGTGAGCTGTCAGCCATAGCTAAGCGCAGAGAGATCTTCAAGGAGGCCGATCGCTTGATCGAGGAAGCCCGGCAGCGACGTGTTCGCCTCGATGAGATCAAAGAGAAGAAGCTGAAGGAGCTCAG GGCTACGGGGCTCTCTGAAAAGTACTGCAGTGAAGTGGAAAGGAAAGCCCGGGCCTGTGCGCTCTGA